In the Flavisolibacter tropicus genome, one interval contains:
- a CDS encoding DUF2795 domain-containing protein, whose amino-acid sequence MFWTLELASYLEDAPWPATKDELIDYSIRSGAPIEVVENLQELEDEGEVYESIEDIWPDYPTQEDFLFNDDEY is encoded by the coding sequence ATGTTTTGGACACTTGAACTTGCATCATACCTGGAAGACGCTCCTTGGCCTGCAACCAAAGACGAATTGATCGACTATTCAATTCGTAGTGGTGCGCCCATCGAAGTAGTTGAGAACCTTCAAGAGTTGGAAGACGAAGGTGAAGTGTATGAAAGCATTGAAGATATTTGGCCAGATTATCCTACACAGGAAGACTTCCTGTTTAACGATGACGAATATTAA
- a CDS encoding enoyl-ACP reductase FabI: MSNNLLAGKKGIIFGALDEKSIAWKTALKCHEQGAQIVLTNAPVALRMGEINKLAEAINAPVIGADVTNMDDLKKLFEEAQAHFGGKIDFVLHSIGMSLNVRKGKHYTEMNYEWNQKTLDISAMSLHRVLRTAWDMDALNDWGSVVALSYIAAQRVFPDYNEMADAKALLESVARSFGYHYGVKRKVRVNTISQSPTRTTAGSGVKGFDSFVDYAEKMSPLGNASAEDCANYCVTLFSDMTRFVTMQNLFHDGGFSFTGVSQAIVEGMGGE, translated from the coding sequence ATGTCTAATAACTTATTGGCCGGAAAAAAAGGGATCATATTTGGGGCACTTGATGAAAAATCAATTGCTTGGAAAACAGCGTTGAAATGTCATGAGCAAGGGGCACAGATCGTATTAACGAATGCTCCTGTGGCTTTACGCATGGGAGAGATCAACAAGCTGGCAGAAGCCATAAATGCTCCTGTTATTGGCGCCGATGTAACCAATATGGATGATTTGAAGAAGTTATTTGAAGAAGCACAGGCTCATTTTGGTGGTAAGATCGACTTCGTTCTGCACTCTATTGGTATGAGTTTGAATGTTCGTAAGGGTAAGCATTACACTGAAATGAACTACGAGTGGAATCAGAAAACACTGGATATTTCGGCTATGAGCTTGCACCGTGTGCTGCGTACAGCCTGGGATATGGATGCATTAAATGATTGGGGTAGTGTAGTAGCTTTATCCTATATCGCTGCTCAGCGTGTATTCCCTGATTATAATGAAATGGCCGATGCAAAGGCTTTATTGGAAAGTGTAGCCCGCAGCTTTGGTTACCACTATGGTGTAAAGCGTAAAGTGCGCGTAAATACCATTTCTCAATCTCCTACTCGTACTACTGCGGGTAGCGGTGTAAAAGGCTTTGATAGTTTTGTAGACTATGCTGAGAAAATGAGCCCATTAGGTAATGCCAGTGCAGAAGATTGCGCTAACTATTGTGTTACTCTTTTCAGTGACATGACGCGTTTTGTAACCATGCAGAACTTATTCCACGATGGTGGCTTTAGCTTTACAGGCGTTAGCCAGGCTATTGTAGAAGGAATGGGCGGCGAATAA
- a CDS encoding tetratricopeptide repeat protein codes for MMDTGVLLDRADILLDQGRYKDTEDSIKQVLQLDPNNDYALAMLGRCYINTKRYNEGVTVIQRAIALRPNNDFYFYLLGFVYYQTDAYKAAKEQLGQAIELNPYHPEYFGMMAHVLLQEKEFEAALDKANEGLAIDPENLTCLNTRSIALNKLKRTEDAIATMQNALAQDPDNPITHSTVGWNFLEKGRHKDAQQHFLEALRVEPNYNNAKTGLKESLKSKVPPYKWLLQYSFWVHNSGKKVAQYMPIILFIAFRVLITVFKTNDTTSGLAWTLGGIYLLFVVTSWSINSIANFTLLFHPLGKHALTNSEKWSAITVVAAMISGLCLLGSSEWLIAGDEGGQYFIAGLILISLALPLGVMEYPIHYKNKNKRELFTKLLLVTGLLTLLVVAIAPDTGYRLSIIYLLGFMIYNWTGIGK; via the coding sequence ATGATGGACACTGGCGTATTGCTTGACCGTGCGGACATCTTGTTAGATCAAGGGCGGTATAAAGATACAGAGGACAGTATAAAGCAGGTATTACAACTGGATCCAAATAACGATTATGCGCTGGCCATGCTGGGGCGTTGCTATATAAATACAAAGCGGTATAACGAAGGCGTAACTGTTATACAACGAGCCATTGCTTTACGTCCAAATAATGACTTTTACTTTTACTTGCTCGGCTTTGTATATTATCAAACCGACGCTTATAAAGCAGCCAAGGAGCAGCTAGGCCAGGCTATAGAATTAAATCCATATCATCCTGAGTATTTCGGCATGATGGCCCATGTGCTGCTACAGGAAAAAGAATTCGAGGCTGCTTTAGACAAAGCAAATGAGGGGCTGGCAATTGATCCTGAAAACCTTACTTGCTTAAACACCCGTTCCATTGCGCTTAACAAATTAAAGCGTACTGAAGATGCTATTGCCACCATGCAAAATGCACTGGCGCAAGACCCGGACAACCCAATTACTCATTCCACTGTGGGTTGGAACTTTTTAGAGAAAGGCCGGCATAAAGATGCTCAGCAACATTTCCTGGAAGCATTGCGCGTTGAACCTAATTATAATAATGCGAAAACAGGCTTGAAAGAATCGCTGAAATCGAAAGTGCCACCCTATAAATGGCTGTTGCAGTATAGCTTTTGGGTGCATAACAGCGGAAAGAAGGTGGCTCAATATATGCCCATCATTCTATTCATCGCATTTCGTGTACTGATTACTGTATTTAAAACTAACGATACTACATCAGGTCTTGCATGGACATTGGGGGGTATATACCTGTTATTTGTAGTTACCTCCTGGAGTATAAACTCTATTGCCAACTTTACCTTGCTTTTTCATCCGTTGGGAAAGCATGCGTTGACAAACTCAGAAAAATGGTCAGCCATAACGGTAGTAGCGGCTATGATAAGTGGATTGTGTTTATTGGGCTCCAGTGAATGGCTTATAGCTGGGGATGAGGGCGGACAATATTTTATAGCCGGTCTGATCTTGATTTCTTTAGCACTTCCATTAGGTGTAATGGAATATCCAATACACTATAAAAACAAAAACAAGAGGGAGTTATTTACGAAGTTGTTGTTGGTAACCGGATTACTAACATTACTGGTGGTAGCAATTGCCCCAGATACAGGTTATAGATTGAGTATTATTTACTTGCTAGGCTTCATGATTTATAACTGGACTGGAATTGGTAAATAA